One Paraburkholderia dioscoreae DNA segment encodes these proteins:
- a CDS encoding cucumopine synthase-related protein, protein MSEQLRSLGEFTAEVEAMTAAMMTEEPQEIASMRCGEMENTAGSYGQYFGTWDIAHGMLRDYSMYTLYPITALAEDAEIDLISLSKTVDALDPAYSNYLRYSGFPKMGKLAVELRGLIRASTSRSDVVAALRAFTAYTNRLQAWSFHYFPWGLGKHFRYDEARLQDAPLPVADLGATRACITRGQRIRISWEPLGITVNATLASEENPELCGDVVAALPFTVIQDHAVVTGESMYAWTPVLSTAPIHLRERICDAPVGRLRYSQSTGQKFIVQYGPTTEDLSQPVLGEIDAADAGKLEQVGRAVWDSTFDNKKLIWMTVELA, encoded by the coding sequence ATGTCGGAGCAACTACGCAGTCTGGGAGAATTCACGGCCGAAGTCGAAGCGATGACCGCAGCGATGATGACCGAAGAGCCGCAGGAAATCGCAAGCATGCGCTGCGGGGAAATGGAGAACACGGCGGGAAGCTATGGCCAGTACTTCGGCACGTGGGATATCGCACACGGCATGCTGCGCGATTACTCGATGTACACGCTGTACCCCATCACCGCGTTGGCCGAAGATGCGGAGATTGACCTGATCAGCCTGTCAAAGACCGTCGACGCGCTCGATCCGGCGTATAGCAACTACCTGCGGTACAGCGGCTTTCCGAAGATGGGTAAGCTCGCGGTCGAACTGCGCGGCCTGATTCGCGCCAGTACGTCGCGTTCCGACGTCGTCGCGGCGCTGCGTGCGTTCACTGCCTACACGAACCGTTTACAGGCGTGGTCGTTTCACTATTTCCCTTGGGGATTGGGCAAGCACTTTCGCTACGACGAGGCCCGCCTGCAGGACGCGCCGTTGCCTGTCGCCGACCTCGGCGCGACACGCGCATGCATCACGCGCGGGCAGCGGATTCGTATCAGTTGGGAACCGCTCGGCATTACGGTCAATGCGACGCTTGCAAGCGAAGAGAATCCCGAGCTGTGCGGGGATGTCGTTGCGGCGCTGCCATTCACGGTCATTCAGGATCACGCGGTCGTGACAGGTGAGTCGATGTATGCATGGACGCCTGTACTGAGCACCGCGCCGATCCATTTGCGCGAACGCATCTGCGACGCGCCGGTGGGCCGTCTGCGCTATTCGCAGTCGACCGGACAGAAATTTATCGTGCAATACGGTCCGACTACGGAAGACCTGTCGCAGCCCGTGCTCGGCGAAATCGACGCCGCGGATGCCGGCAAGCTGGAGCAAGTCGGCCGCGCAGTTTGGGACTCGACCTTTGATAACAAAAAGTTGATCTGGATGACGGTCGAACTGGCCTGA
- a CDS encoding FdhF/YdeP family oxidoreductase, whose translation MKKPEARIEPYTHPAAGWGALKYVAINLIKEKVTGGDYRMLLKQNQPDGFDCPGCAWPDREHASTFEFCENGVKAVAAEATGKRVTPAFFEEHTVAELMTQSDFELEQHGRLTDPLVYDALRDRYVPIGWDEAFDLIAAHLKRLGDPDRAAFYTSGRASNEAAFLYQLFVRMYGTNNFPDCSNMCHEATSRGLPHTVGTGKGTVTLDDFEHADTLLIFGQNPATNHPRMLGELRECARRGATIVSINPLKERGLERFASPQHPVEMLTMGSTKISSVFIRPKVGGDFALIKGVAKRVVELDDEALASGLERVLDVAFIAEHTVGIDAFADDLRAESWDTIVAEAGVPFEDVLKLADIYVKGRAVISTWGMGLTQHKNSVPTVQILSNLMMMRGNIGRRGAGLCPVRGHSNVQGDRTVGIEERPTQAFLDKLGEVYDFEPPREHGLDVVNTIQAMLDGKVKVFIGLGGNFSIATPDTPRTWDAMRSCDLTVHITTKLNRSHLVHGRDALILPTLGRTEIDLQNGVAQGVSVEDSMSMVHISYGMNKPASENLLSEIAIVARMAHATLGSEKVDWLAHAADYSLIRDGIAKVIEGFTDYNERLKNPGGFHLGVASRERIWKTPSGKAQFLVHAIDVATPIHQARKAHGERLMTLMTTRSHDQYNTTIYGLDDRYRGVYGQRRVLFANKDDLAMLGFVAGQRVDITSVWADGIERRAEGFLLVEYDIPRGCLGAYYPETNPLVPLSSVADGAGTPTSKSIPVLLTASAVEAVAA comes from the coding sequence ATGAAGAAACCCGAAGCTCGCATCGAACCGTATACGCATCCCGCCGCCGGCTGGGGGGCGCTCAAGTACGTCGCCATCAACCTCATCAAGGAAAAGGTGACGGGCGGCGACTACCGCATGCTGCTCAAACAGAACCAGCCGGACGGCTTCGATTGCCCCGGCTGTGCATGGCCGGATCGCGAGCACGCGTCCACCTTCGAGTTCTGCGAGAACGGCGTGAAAGCCGTGGCCGCCGAGGCGACCGGCAAGCGCGTGACGCCGGCGTTCTTCGAGGAGCACACGGTTGCCGAACTGATGACGCAGTCCGACTTCGAACTGGAACAGCATGGCCGTCTGACCGACCCGCTCGTCTACGACGCCCTGCGCGACCGTTACGTGCCGATCGGCTGGGACGAAGCATTCGACCTGATCGCCGCTCACCTGAAGCGGCTCGGCGATCCGGACCGCGCCGCCTTCTACACCTCGGGGCGCGCGAGCAACGAAGCCGCGTTCCTGTACCAGTTGTTCGTGCGCATGTACGGCACCAACAACTTCCCCGACTGCTCGAACATGTGCCACGAGGCGACCAGCCGCGGCTTGCCGCATACGGTCGGCACCGGTAAAGGCACGGTCACGCTGGATGACTTCGAACACGCCGACACGCTGCTGATCTTCGGCCAGAACCCGGCCACCAACCATCCGCGGATGCTCGGTGAACTGCGCGAGTGCGCCAGGCGCGGCGCGACGATCGTGTCGATCAATCCGCTGAAGGAGCGCGGCCTGGAGCGCTTTGCGAGCCCGCAGCACCCGGTGGAAATGCTGACGATGGGCAGCACGAAGATCAGCTCCGTGTTCATTCGCCCGAAGGTCGGCGGCGATTTCGCGCTGATCAAGGGCGTCGCCAAGCGTGTGGTCGAGCTCGACGACGAAGCTTTGGCTTCGGGTCTCGAACGGGTGCTCGACGTCGCGTTCATCGCCGAACACACCGTGGGCATCGACGCATTCGCCGACGATCTGCGCGCCGAAAGCTGGGACACCATCGTCGCCGAAGCGGGCGTGCCGTTCGAAGACGTGCTGAAGCTCGCCGACATCTACGTGAAGGGACGCGCGGTGATTTCGACGTGGGGCATGGGCCTCACGCAGCACAAGAATTCGGTGCCGACGGTCCAGATCCTGTCGAACCTGATGATGATGCGCGGCAATATCGGCCGGCGTGGCGCGGGCCTCTGCCCGGTGCGTGGGCACTCTAACGTGCAGGGCGACCGCACAGTCGGCATCGAGGAAAGACCGACTCAGGCTTTTCTCGACAAGCTCGGTGAGGTCTACGATTTCGAGCCGCCGCGCGAGCATGGACTCGACGTCGTCAATACGATTCAGGCGATGCTCGACGGCAAGGTGAAGGTGTTCATCGGGCTCGGCGGCAATTTCTCGATTGCGACGCCGGACACGCCGCGCACGTGGGACGCAATGCGTTCGTGCGATCTCACCGTGCACATCACCACCAAGCTGAACCGCAGCCACCTCGTGCATGGCCGCGACGCGCTGATCCTGCCGACGCTCGGCCGTACCGAGATCGACTTGCAGAACGGTGTCGCGCAAGGGGTGAGCGTCGAGGACTCGATGAGCATGGTGCATATCTCGTACGGCATGAACAAGCCGGCGTCGGAGAATCTGCTGTCGGAGATCGCGATCGTCGCGCGCATGGCGCATGCGACGCTCGGCAGCGAGAAAGTGGATTGGCTCGCCCACGCGGCGGACTATTCGCTGATTCGCGACGGCATCGCCAAGGTGATCGAGGGGTTCACGGACTACAACGAGCGCCTGAAGAACCCTGGCGGTTTTCATCTGGGCGTGGCGTCGCGCGAGCGGATCTGGAAAACGCCGAGCGGCAAGGCCCAGTTCCTCGTGCATGCGATCGATGTGGCCACACCGATTCACCAGGCACGCAAAGCGCATGGCGAGCGGCTGATGACCTTGATGACGACGCGCTCGCACGATCAGTACAACACGACGATCTACGGCCTCGATGACCGCTATCGCGGCGTGTATGGACAGCGTCGCGTGCTGTTCGCCAACAAGGACGACCTCGCGATGCTCGGTTTCGTCGCGGGACAACGCGTGGATATCACGAGCGTGTGGGCCGATGGAATCGAGCGTCGCGCGGAAGGTTTTCTGCTCGTGGAGTACGACATTCCGCGCGGCTGTCTCGGTGCGTATTACCCGGAGACGAATCCGCTGGTGCCGCTCTCGTCGGTCGCCGACGGCGCGGGAACGCCGACCTCGAAGTCCATTCCTGTTTTGTTGACGGCTTCCGCGGTCGAGGCGGTTGCTGCCTGA
- a CDS encoding M48 metallopeptidase family protein, whose translation MSHLKYLTGYPAALQEKVRKLIAEDELNAYLAARYPNTHDVQTDRALYAYCAELKREHLRSAEQIDKVTYDSKLDVVRHALGLHTSISRVQGGRLKAKKEIRIASLFKSAAPEFLKMVVVHELAHLKESDHNKAFYRLCEFMQPGYHQIEFDLRLYLTQRELEKKQT comes from the coding sequence ATGTCTCATCTGAAATACCTCACCGGCTACCCAGCCGCGCTCCAGGAGAAGGTCAGGAAACTGATCGCCGAAGACGAACTCAACGCGTATCTCGCCGCGCGCTATCCGAATACGCATGACGTACAGACAGATCGGGCGCTTTATGCCTATTGCGCCGAGCTTAAACGCGAACATCTGCGCAGCGCGGAGCAGATCGATAAGGTCACCTACGACAGCAAACTCGACGTGGTGCGCCATGCGTTAGGTCTGCACACGAGCATTTCCCGCGTGCAGGGCGGCAGGCTGAAGGCGAAGAAAGAAATCCGCATAGCGTCGCTGTTCAAATCGGCCGCGCCGGAATTTCTGAAGATGGTCGTGGTGCACGAACTCGCGCATCTGAAGGAAAGCGACCACAACAAGGCTTTCTATCGCCTCTGTGAGTTCATGCAGCCGGGTTACCACCAGATCGAATTCGATCTGCGTCTTTACCTGACGCAACGCGAATTGGAGAAAAAACAGACCTGA
- a CDS encoding phytanoyl-CoA dioxygenase family protein — protein sequence MNDARSNENEAHIAASAEANALALDAAVIEDFARNGAVCLRGVFSTEWVDIVRRGIERNLAAPGPAASFADGSEKRFFQDSNNWKRIEEFEAFVRLSPARLIAAQLFSSRTVTFLHDHVLVKYAGATKPTPWHQDQPYSPVEGSQFCTMWMPVDPVPREAVLEFVGGSQRSGTWYRPQRFIDGSLRVDDDPRWALLPDIEADRPAWPILGWGVQPGDVLVFHGLTLHGAPGNLRDTPRRILSTRWLGDDARVRRRSGKMSPPLPDDAPADGEPFACEHFPLVWTNKE from the coding sequence ATGAACGATGCTCGATCTAACGAGAATGAAGCCCATATCGCTGCTTCGGCGGAGGCGAACGCATTGGCGCTTGACGCGGCAGTTATAGAAGATTTCGCACGCAATGGAGCGGTCTGCTTACGCGGTGTCTTCTCAACAGAGTGGGTGGATATCGTGCGGCGAGGGATCGAAAGAAATCTGGCCGCGCCGGGACCCGCAGCGAGCTTTGCCGACGGAAGCGAGAAGCGCTTCTTTCAGGACTCCAACAACTGGAAAAGGATCGAAGAGTTTGAAGCATTCGTGCGCTTATCGCCGGCGCGGCTGATTGCGGCTCAACTGTTTTCCAGTCGAACGGTGACTTTCCTGCACGACCATGTATTGGTGAAGTACGCGGGGGCGACAAAGCCGACACCGTGGCATCAGGATCAACCGTATAGCCCGGTCGAGGGATCGCAGTTCTGCACGATGTGGATGCCGGTCGATCCCGTGCCGCGCGAGGCGGTGCTGGAGTTCGTGGGGGGCTCGCAGCGGTCCGGCACCTGGTATCGGCCGCAGCGCTTCATTGACGGATCGCTGCGCGTGGACGACGATCCGCGGTGGGCGTTGCTTCCGGACATTGAAGCGGACCGCCCGGCATGGCCCATTCTCGGATGGGGCGTTCAGCCGGGTGACGTGCTGGTCTTTCACGGGCTGACCCTTCACGGCGCCCCGGGCAACTTGCGCGACACGCCCCGGCGGATTCTGTCGACGCGCTGGCTTGGAGATGATGCACGTGTTCGGCGCCGCAGCGGGAAGATGTCTCCGCCTCTTCCCGATGACGCACCTGCTGATGGCGAGCCGTTTGCGTGCGAGCATTTCCCGCTTGTCTGGACGAACAAGGAGTGA
- a CDS encoding cucumopine synthase-related protein, which translates to MGRLIDIAWPQLNVKVVAELNDERNPELCEEFWQQLPFKVTQAHPVVSGASMYAWTPVVSSAPVHHRELITECPIGRLRYSQSTGNKMSVQYGKGQEPLAQPVLGQVLPEYCHLLPGVGKAVWNNLFYEKDVIFLEVSAHEGQGHSGKPAKPINLAPLAQKLYDEAERIQLVEPEEIRALRLGEVEDAGTYGQYFSAWDFANGMLRDYIMYTIYPILTLAGKLEPKALSQVLNELDVPYSSYLSVVGFKKLEALAGEVREYVAKAESKEEIQQVLRAFLQYGNRLCAWSYQMFPWYLGMFYNRSKDGQERPGRWKPDAE; encoded by the coding sequence ATGGGACGTTTGATCGATATCGCATGGCCGCAACTGAACGTGAAAGTCGTGGCCGAACTGAATGACGAGCGCAATCCGGAACTGTGCGAAGAGTTCTGGCAACAGTTGCCGTTCAAGGTGACGCAGGCGCATCCGGTTGTCTCCGGCGCGTCGATGTATGCATGGACGCCGGTGGTCAGCAGCGCGCCTGTGCATCACCGCGAGCTGATCACGGAATGCCCGATTGGCCGTCTGCGTTATTCGCAATCGACCGGCAACAAGATGTCGGTGCAATACGGCAAGGGTCAGGAGCCGCTCGCACAGCCGGTGCTGGGCCAGGTGCTGCCGGAATATTGCCATCTGCTGCCGGGCGTGGGCAAGGCTGTGTGGAACAACCTGTTCTACGAGAAGGACGTGATCTTCCTGGAAGTGTCGGCACACGAAGGCCAGGGCCATTCAGGCAAGCCGGCGAAGCCGATAAACCTGGCGCCGCTTGCACAAAAGCTGTACGACGAAGCGGAACGCATCCAGCTCGTCGAACCGGAAGAAATTCGTGCGTTGCGGCTGGGCGAAGTGGAAGACGCAGGGACGTATGGGCAGTATTTCAGTGCGTGGGACTTCGCAAACGGCATGCTGCGCGACTACATCATGTACACGATCTATCCGATCCTGACGCTTGCCGGCAAGCTGGAGCCGAAGGCCCTGAGCCAGGTGCTGAACGAACTCGACGTTCCATATTCCAGCTATCTGTCGGTCGTTGGATTCAAGAAGCTGGAGGCGCTTGCTGGCGAAGTGCGCGAATACGTGGCAAAGGCGGAATCGAAAGAAGAGATCCAGCAGGTTCTGCGCGCCTTTCTCCAGTATGGCAATCGGCTGTGCGCCTGGTCGTATCAGATGTTCCCCTGGTATCTCGGCATGTTCTACAACCGCAGCAAGGACGGCCAGGAGCGTCCGGGCCGCTGGAAGCCAGACGCCGAGTAA
- the hutH gene encoding histidine ammonia-lyase, translating into MNKPDEVLTLVPGQVTLGQLRRIIEARPMVQIERASLERVEKSKDIVSRIVADGKIVYGVNTGFGRLANTTIPAERIAELQRNLVLSHSVGTGEPMEDHVVGLIMALKAISLARGHSGVRPQVVLAIISMLNAGVYPCIPSKGSVGASGDLAPLAHLAAAMLGVGHVRIDGKRMPAAEGLSVAGLEALELGPKEGLALLNGTQASTALALSGLFAAERVFASAMVTGALSLEAVKGSTVPFDPRIHVARGQRGQIDVAGRLAALLDGSGIIASHGNGTRVQDPYSIRCQPQVMGACLDHIRYVAGILTIEANAASDNPLVFDNGDVLSGGNFHAEPIALAADALAVAISEIGAISERRTALLLDSHMSGLPAFLVKESGINSGFMIAQVTSAALASENKSLAHPASVDSLPTSANQEDHVSMATFAARRLKDMTDNTAVIVGIEGMAAAQGMDFHRPLRSSELLEEQHVQIRARVSFYTKDRYLADDIERMKNWALESSRPGIVNTLFDI; encoded by the coding sequence ATGAACAAACCAGATGAAGTTCTGACTCTCGTGCCGGGCCAGGTAACGCTCGGTCAGTTGCGCCGCATCATCGAAGCGCGACCGATGGTGCAGATCGAGCGCGCGTCGCTCGAGCGGGTCGAAAAATCGAAGGACATCGTGAGCCGGATCGTCGCGGACGGCAAGATCGTCTATGGCGTGAATACGGGCTTTGGCCGGCTGGCAAACACGACGATCCCCGCTGAGCGGATCGCGGAGTTGCAAAGGAATCTCGTGCTCTCGCACAGCGTGGGCACGGGCGAACCGATGGAAGACCATGTCGTCGGCCTGATCATGGCGCTCAAGGCGATCAGTCTCGCGCGCGGTCACTCGGGCGTGCGTCCGCAAGTTGTGCTCGCAATCATCTCGATGCTCAATGCCGGCGTCTATCCGTGCATTCCCAGCAAGGGGTCGGTCGGTGCATCGGGCGATCTCGCGCCGCTCGCGCATCTGGCGGCCGCGATGTTGGGCGTGGGCCACGTGCGCATCGACGGCAAGCGCATGCCGGCCGCAGAAGGCTTGAGCGTCGCCGGACTCGAAGCACTTGAATTAGGTCCGAAGGAAGGACTCGCGTTGCTCAACGGAACGCAGGCGTCGACTGCGCTCGCGCTCTCGGGGCTTTTCGCCGCGGAACGCGTGTTCGCTTCGGCGATGGTTACCGGTGCGTTGTCGCTCGAAGCTGTGAAAGGTTCGACCGTGCCTTTCGATCCGCGCATTCATGTTGCGCGCGGCCAGCGCGGGCAAATCGACGTGGCGGGGCGTCTCGCGGCACTGCTCGATGGCAGCGGCATCATCGCGTCGCATGGAAACGGGACTCGCGTGCAGGATCCGTATTCGATTCGCTGTCAGCCGCAGGTCATGGGGGCATGCCTCGACCACATCCGCTACGTTGCGGGAATTCTGACCATCGAGGCAAATGCCGCGTCGGATAATCCCCTCGTTTTCGACAATGGCGATGTGCTGTCGGGCGGCAATTTCCATGCGGAACCGATTGCGCTGGCAGCAGACGCGCTGGCAGTGGCTATTTCGGAGATTGGTGCGATTTCCGAACGACGTACGGCATTGTTGCTAGACAGCCATATGTCGGGCTTGCCGGCGTTTCTCGTGAAGGAAAGCGGTATCAATTCCGGCTTCATGATTGCGCAGGTAACGAGCGCGGCGTTGGCTTCGGAGAACAAGTCGCTCGCACATCCCGCGAGCGTGGACAGTTTGCCGACGTCGGCGAATCAGGAGGATCACGTTTCAATGGCCACATTTGCTGCGAGACGGCTCAAGGATATGACCGACAACACGGCTGTTATCGTGGGAATAGAAGGGATGGCCGCGGCGCAGGGCATGGACTTTCATCGTCCGCTGCGTTCGAGTGAACTGCTGGAGGAACAGCATGTGCAGATTCGCGCGCGCGTTTCCTTTTATACGAAAGACCGCTACCTTGCCGACGACATCGAGAGAATGAAAAATTGGGCATTGGAAAGTTCCAGGCCGGGCATTGTCAATACGCTATTCGATATCTGA
- a CDS encoding SDR family oxidoreductase, with amino-acid sequence MTRFQNKSVLVTGGSSGIGFAAAKAFADEGARVVITGRDAAALEAARAALGANAVAVRNEAGSVASAHELAAAVRAAGIRLDAVFVNAGTAKFAPFPDVDEAFWDAMFNTNVKGAYFQIQALLPLLNRGASIVINGSINAHIGMPASSVYAASKAAVISLAKTLSSELLPQGVRVNVVSPGPVQTPLYGKLGLDAAALEATAAQILGQVPVGRFGTPEEIASTVLHLAAPESAFIVGTEIIADGGMSQL; translated from the coding sequence ATGACCCGCTTCCAGAACAAGTCGGTTCTCGTTACCGGCGGCAGCAGCGGCATCGGCTTCGCCGCGGCCAAAGCATTCGCCGATGAAGGCGCCCGCGTCGTCATCACCGGCCGCGACGCCGCCGCGCTCGAAGCCGCCAGAGCGGCGCTCGGCGCCAATGCCGTCGCGGTGCGCAACGAGGCCGGCTCGGTGGCCTCCGCGCATGAACTGGCGGCGGCGGTCCGCGCGGCCGGCATCCGGCTCGACGCGGTCTTCGTCAATGCCGGCACGGCAAAATTCGCGCCCTTCCCGGACGTCGACGAAGCCTTCTGGGACGCGATGTTCAACACCAACGTCAAAGGCGCCTACTTCCAGATTCAGGCACTGTTGCCGCTACTCAATCGCGGCGCGTCGATCGTGATCAACGGTTCGATCAACGCCCATATCGGCATGCCGGCGTCGTCCGTGTATGCGGCGAGCAAGGCCGCGGTGATTTCGCTGGCGAAGACGCTGTCATCGGAATTGCTGCCGCAGGGCGTGCGCGTCAACGTCGTGAGCCCCGGCCCGGTGCAAACGCCGTTGTACGGCAAGCTCGGCCTCGACGCCGCCGCGCTCGAAGCCACCGCCGCGCAGATTCTCGGCCAGGTGCCGGTCGGCCGGTTCGGCACGCCGGAGGAAATCGCCTCGACCGTGCTGCATCTGGCCGCGCCGGAATCGGCGTTTATCGTCGGCACGGAAATCATCGCCGACGGCGGTATGAGTCAGCTTTGA
- a CDS encoding aminotransferase-like domain-containing protein, which translates to MNLYEKLADEITQAVRHGVFAAGERIPSVRQASQQHGVSIKTVLHAYALLESRGIVETRPQSGYFVRDAAARSVALEEPRPGRLPAPPTQPVAAAVDVSRLVLSTLRSIRAHDAVPFGSPYPDPSLFPWRRINQYANAIARRHASWNLIDDLPPGNPELIRQIARRYAENGVPVDPGEIIITLGATEAINLSLQAVAKPGDTVAVESPTYYAMLHAIERLGMRAIEVATHPVDGIDIEALARVIAEQKIAACMVMPNFQNPLGFRMPDARKRQLVELLAAQEIPVIENDVYQELYFGETRPSTLKSFDTKGLVLHCASFSKSLTASYRIGWALPGRYRAQVEKLKFLNTLTTPSVPQVAVADYLRQDGYDRHLRHVRKVYRQQASIMMAMVQRFFPEGTRMSTPQGGYVLWVELPERVDSMRLYQAALARSITVGPGMMFSTRNDFRHFIRLNYSYPWTAQTEAALKTLGELVTQMA; encoded by the coding sequence TTGAACCTGTACGAAAAACTCGCCGACGAAATAACGCAAGCCGTGCGCCACGGCGTGTTCGCGGCCGGCGAGCGGATTCCGTCCGTGCGGCAGGCGAGCCAGCAGCACGGCGTCAGTATCAAGACGGTGTTGCACGCGTACGCGTTGCTGGAAAGCCGTGGGATTGTCGAAACCCGCCCGCAGTCGGGCTATTTCGTGCGGGACGCCGCAGCAAGGTCGGTGGCGCTCGAAGAGCCGCGGCCGGGCCGCCTGCCCGCGCCCCCAACGCAGCCGGTGGCTGCGGCGGTGGATGTGAGCCGCCTTGTGCTGTCCACCTTGCGCAGCATCCGCGCGCACGACGCCGTGCCGTTCGGCTCGCCGTATCCGGATCCCTCGCTGTTTCCGTGGCGGCGCATCAACCAGTACGCGAACGCGATTGCGCGGCGCCACGCGAGCTGGAATCTGATCGACGATCTGCCGCCCGGCAACCCCGAGCTGATCCGGCAGATCGCCCGGCGCTACGCCGAGAACGGTGTGCCGGTCGATCCCGGCGAAATCATCATCACGCTCGGCGCGACCGAAGCGATCAACCTGAGCCTGCAGGCGGTCGCCAAACCCGGCGACACGGTGGCGGTCGAATCGCCCACCTATTACGCGATGCTGCACGCCATCGAGCGTCTGGGCATGCGCGCGATCGAGGTGGCGACGCATCCGGTCGACGGCATCGATATCGAGGCGCTCGCGCGGGTGATCGCCGAACAGAAGATTGCGGCCTGCATGGTGATGCCGAACTTCCAGAATCCGCTCGGCTTCCGCATGCCCGACGCGCGCAAGCGGCAACTGGTGGAACTGCTCGCCGCGCAAGAGATTCCCGTGATCGAGAACGACGTCTATCAGGAGCTGTACTTCGGCGAAACCCGGCCTTCGACCTTGAAGAGCTTCGACACCAAAGGGCTGGTGCTGCATTGCGCGTCGTTTTCGAAGAGCCTGACCGCGTCGTACCGGATCGGCTGGGCGCTGCCGGGGCGTTATCGCGCGCAGGTCGAGAAGCTGAAGTTTCTCAATACGCTGACCACGCCGTCGGTGCCGCAAGTCGCGGTCGCCGACTATTTGCGCCAGGACGGCTACGACCGGCATCTGCGGCACGTGCGCAAGGTCTACCGGCAGCAGGCGAGCATCATGATGGCGATGGTGCAGCGATTTTTCCCCGAGGGCACGCGCATGTCGACGCCGCAAGGTGGCTACGTGCTCTGGGTCGAGTTGCCCGAACGCGTCGATTCCATGCGGCTCTATCAGGCGGCGCTCGCACGCAGCATTACGGTCGGGCCGGGCATGATGTTTTCGACGCGCAACGATTTTCGGCATTTCATCCGGCTCAACTACAGCTATCCGTGGACGGCGCAGACCGAGGCGGCATTGAAGACGCTCGGCGAACTGGTCACGCAGATGGCATGA
- a CDS encoding helix-turn-helix transcriptional regulator: MQDDELDPVLVAVLEQLWRAHRETPGGAWSLAKLSKQAGVPMSGLRRQLTALVDGELVHTTFSEEGTGTARLSELGESLCAELFGDGETPGEDQPDPPPKLH; encoded by the coding sequence ATGCAAGACGACGAACTCGATCCGGTGCTGGTCGCCGTGCTGGAACAGCTATGGCGCGCGCATCGGGAAACGCCGGGCGGGGCCTGGTCGCTCGCCAAACTGTCGAAGCAGGCGGGCGTGCCGATGAGCGGCTTGCGGCGGCAGTTGACGGCGCTCGTCGACGGTGAGCTGGTGCATACCACCTTCAGCGAGGAGGGCACCGGGACGGCGCGCCTGAGCGAGCTCGGCGAAAGTCTGTGCGCCGAACTGTTCGGCGACGGCGAGACTCCCGGTGAGGACCAGCCGGATCCGCCGCCGAAGCTTCATTGA